The Tubulanus polymorphus chromosome 1, tnTubPoly1.2, whole genome shotgun sequence genome contains a region encoding:
- the LOC141914976 gene encoding UDP-glucuronosyltransferase 2B20-like, with amino-acid sequence MSQLGRELVHRGHEVHMLMSETVKKMPNSVKDSGMQFLRYPVDYDADPFYDELLINLTLKTWEFGNTINTDTEVDRIMGQRECRPLLKSQEIFQQIVSMKFDYAVVDADCASLCRYIIPYQADIPYGSFTAYIFPYMSTLAILPSVTVGHYSTSTDKMGFFDRFANLILHYKFWSLSESAYNLKEFMGSFVPEKPYHSLTDLARKSQFWIIETEPILDHPRISLPHIHYVGGLTAVPAEPLSGKLQEICDMATGGIVLVSFGTRVSNLPQEHLFRFIEGLNRVNKKYTVIFKYGGSTKGMKISENMHIVNWMPQNDILGHPNTRLFVTHCGNNGRYEALYHGIPMLFCPFASDQTMHALELGLKGFGLRMDMKTLKSDELAKDIHELIENPRYKNAIQKSSDIFRDLPSPREKAASVVEHVMKHGADHWYMPASELYLYEIIMLDIVLAIVFLVFCFSLVLICFAFVLYKICYQSKKEKII; translated from the coding sequence ATGTCTCAACTCGGACGCGAGCTTGTTCACAGAGGTCACGAAGTTCACATGCTGATGAGTGAAACGGTCAAAAAGATGCCAAACTCGGTCAAAGACTCGGGGATGCAGTTTTTGCGATATCCTGTAGATTACGATGCGGACCCGTTCTATGACGAATTATTGATCAATCTGACGTTGAAGACCTGGGAATTTGGAAATACTATCAATACAGACACGGAAGTAGATCGCATCATGGGGCAACGAGAATGTCGACCACTTTTGAAAAGTCAGGAAATATTTCAGCAGATAGTTTCGATGAAGTTTGATTACGCTGTTGTTGATGCCGATTGTGCGTCGTTATGTAGGTACATAATTCCCTACCAGGCTGACATTCCTTACGGCTCTTTTACTGCTTACATTTTTCCTTACATGTCCACATTGGCAATTCTCCCCTCTGTTACTGTGGGCCATTATTCAACATCAACGGATAAGATGGGGTTTTTTGATAGGTTCGCAAACCTGATTTTGCATTACAAGTTTTGGAGCTTGAGCGAAAGTGCGTACAACTTGAAAGAGTTCATGGGATCATTCGTTCCCGAAAAGCCATACCACTCACTGACGGATCTGGCTAGGAAGTCTCAGTTTTGGATTATCGAAACTGAGCCTATATTGGATCATCCTCGTATCAGTCTACCACATATTCATTATGTCGGAGGTTTAACTGCAGTGCCGGCTGAACCTTTGTCGGGTAAACTACAAGAAATATGTGACATGGCAACTGGCGGAATAGTTCTTGTATCTTTCGGAACTCGCGTTTCTAATTTACCACAAGAACATCTTTTCCGATTTATTGAGGGCTTAAACAGAGTCAATAAGAAGTACAccgtcattttcaaatacGGTGGTTCCACTAAAGGAATGAAAATCTCCGAAAATATGCATATCGTTAATTGGATGCCTCAAAACGATATTCTAGGGCATCCTAATACTCGATTGTTTGTGACGCATTGCGGAAATAATGGACGATACGAGGCACTCTATCACGGAATACCGATGTTGTTTTGTCCGTTCGCCTCCGATCAAACGATGCACGCTCTAGAATTAGGGCTGAAAGGATTTGGACTAAGAATGGACATGAAAACGTTAAAATCTGATGAACTCGCGAAAGATATCCATGAATTAATTGAGAATCCTCGATACAAAAACGCGATTCAGAAATCATCCGACATCTTCCGAGATTTACCGAGTCCAAGAGAGAAAGCTGCTTCAGTCGTTGAGCATGTGATGAAACACGGAGCTGACCACTGGTATATGCCAGCATCAGAACTTTATTTGTACGAAATAATCATGCTTGATATCGTATTAGCTATAGTGTTTCTAGTATTCTGTTTTTCTTTAGTTCTAATATGTTTTGCTTTTGTTTTATATAAGATATGTTATCAATCTAAAAAGGAAAAGATTATCTAA
- the LOC141911916 gene encoding tryptophan 5-hydroxylase 1-like encodes MEVYLELDTSQASAKEVESILGNTKVVGEASDLTTTGEQEGKNYDFVTSIWQLDETSKRVMMYGADLDADHPGFKDPVYRKRRQLFAEIALNYKYGTPIPRIEYTQQEVETWNVVYGTLKKLYPTHACQEHLNNFGLLEEYCGYRIGNIPQLEDVSKFLKVRSGFSVRPVAGYLSPRDFLSGLAFRVFHCTQYIRHHEDPLYTPEPDCCHELLGHIALLADPTFAEFSHEIGLASIGASDEDVKNLATLYFFTVEFGLSKDSVSGQVRVYGAGLLSSAAELQHALSPAAVIKPFDPIETAKAECVITAYQNQYYYTDALEDVKLKLREYIRTIKKPMEIVYNPYTQSVDIVDAKTVAEKEITFVKNKMDVLSKAVQKLRI; translated from the exons ATGGAAGTTTACCTCGAATTGGATACTTCGCAAGCCAGTGCGAAAGAAGTCGAATCTATCCTGGGCAATACTAAAGTCGTCGGCGAAGCCAGTG atCTCACAACCACCGGTGAACAAGAAGGAAAGAACTATGATTTCGTGACGTCAATCTGGCAACTGGATGAAACGTCAAAACGTGTGATGATGTATGGGGCCGATCTAGACGCCGACCATCCG GGATTCAAAGACCCTGTCTACCGCAAAAGACGACAATTATTTGCCGAAATTGCTCTGAACTATAAATA CGGCACGCCCATACCAAGAATCGAATATACACAGCAGGAAGTCGAAACTTGGAACGTAGTTTATGGCACGTTGAAGAAGTTGTACCCGACACACGCGTGCCAGGAACATCTAAACAATTTCGGACTTCTGGAAGAATATTGCGGTTACAGAATTGGCAATATTCCACAACTCGAAGACGTCAGTAAATTTCTAAAgg TTCGTTCGGGCTTCAGCGTGCGGCCGGTGGCTGGGTACCTGTCCCCGCGGGACTTTCTTTCCGGACTGGCTTTCCGGGTATTCCACTGTACTCAATACATCAGGCACCATGAAGATCCGCTGTATACACCTGAACC AGATTGCTGTCACGAATTATTGGGTCATATCGCCTTACTAGCCGACCCTACATTCGCAGAGTTCTCGCATGAAATTGGATTAGCGTCGATTGGTGCTTCGGACGAGGACGTAAAAAATCTTGCCACG TTGTATTTTTTCACGGTCGAATTTGGCTTGTCGAAAGATAGCGTCAGCGGTCAAGTACGCGTTTACGGAGCTGGTCTACTGTCATCGGCAGCGGAATTACAG CACGCTCTGTCACCGGCAGCCGTAATAAAGCCATTCGACCCAATAGAAACGGCGAAAGCAGAGTGCGTGATAACGGCTTATCAAAACCAATACTATTATACAGATGCACTGGAGGACGTCAAACTTAAGCTTAG GGAGTATATTCGGACAATTAAGAAACCGATGGAAATAGTGTATAACCCGTACACCCAATCGGTAGATATCGTCGACGCTAAAACCGTGGCCGAAAAGGAAAtcactttcgtgaaaaataaaatggacgTATTATCGAAGGCTGTGCAGAAACTGCGTATCTAA